DNA sequence from the Myxococcaceae bacterium JPH2 genome:
AGAGGAAGCGGCGCCATGTCCGAGCCTCCTTCTCCCGCCCTGGAGCTCCAGGGTCTCTCCAAGCGGTACGGAACCTTCACCGCGCTCCAGTCGGTCGACCTCTCCATCCGCCCCGGAGAAATCTTCGCGCTCCTGGGTCCGAACGGCGCCGGCAAGACGACGCTCATCGGCAGCGTGTGTGGCCTGGTGCGCAAGACCGCGGGCACCATCCGCGTCTTCGGCCGGGACCTGGACGCGGACCCGGTGGGGCCGCGCTACGAGCTGGGGCTCGTGCCGCAGGAGATCAACTTCGACCCGTTCTTCACCGTGGCCGAGTCCCTGCGCATCCAGCAGGGCTACTACGGCCGCCCGCGCGACGACGCCCGCGTGGACGAGGTGCTCACCGCGCTCAACCTCCAGGGCAAGAAGGACTCGCTCACGCGCGCCCTGTCCGGAGGCATGAAGCGCCGGCTGCTCATCGCCAAGGCGCTGGTGCACAAGCCGCGGCTCGTCTTCCTGGACGAGCCCACCGCGGGCGTGGACGTGGAGCTGCGCCGCGACCTCTGGACGTACGTGCGCAAGCTCGCGTCCGAGGGCACCACCATCGTCCTCACCACGCACTACCTGGAAGAGGCCGAGGAGCTGGCGGACCGCGTGGGCATCATCAACGAGGGCCGCCTGCTGATGGTGGAGGACAAGGCCGCGCTCCTGCGCCGCTTCGGCGAGAAGCGCCTGGTGGTGACGTTCGCCACGCCGCTGCCCGCGCTGCCCGAGGTGGGCCAGCGCTTCTCCGCGCGACTGTCCGAGGATGGCCGCACGCTCACCTACGTGGAGCGCGATGGCTGCGCGCCCGCGGGAGACCTGCTCCGCGCGCTGTACGCGGACGGGCTGCCCATCGCGGACGTGGAGACGCGCCGCTCCCGCCTGGAGGACGTGCTCATCGAAGTGCTGCGGGGCCGCCCCTCCGCCTCCGCCGCCTGAACACCCTCTTCGCGCGAAAGTCCTCCGCCGCCATGAACGTCCTTGGGATGCAGACGCTGTTCGTGAAGGAGGTCCGGCGCTTCATGCGCGTGCCGGGCCAGACCGTCCTCTCACCCCTCATCAGCACCACGCTCTATTTCATCGTCTTCGGCTACTCCATCTCCGGCCGCGTCCACGAGGTGGAGGGCCAGCCCTACCTGCACTTCATCGTGCCGGGGCTCGTCTTCCTCGGCATCGCCAACAACGCCTTCCTCAACAGCAGCTCCTCGCTGTTCATCACCAAGATTCAGGGCACGGTGGTGGACCTGCTCGTCGCGCCGCTGGGGCCCGGCGAGCTGATGGCCGGCTTCATCGGCGGCGCCATGGTGCGCGGGCTCGTGGTGGGCGGACTCACGTGGGCGGTCGCCGCGCTCTTCTCCGGCTTCAGCCTGGAGCACGCGCTGGTGACGGCCTACTTCCTGTTCATCTCCAGCTACGTCTTCAGCGTGCTGGGCATGCTCGCGGCCATCTGGGCGGAGAAGTTCGAGCAGATCAACTTCTTCCCGACCTTCGTCATGCTGCCGCTCACGTTCCTCGGCGGCGTCTTCTACTCGGTGCGCGAGCTGCCCGCGCCGTGGAACACCATCAGCCTCTTCAACCCCATGGTCTACATGGTGGAGGGGCTGCGCTACGGCATGCTCGGCTCCAGCATCTTCTCGCCCGCGGTGGGCGGCGCCATCCTCGCCGTCGTGGCCGCGGTGGCCACGGTGGTCGTCTACGTCGTGCTGCGCTCCGGCTACCGCATGAAGGCGTAACGCGCGCCCGCCCCCGCTCCGCCACGGCGCGGGGGCGCACAGCAGGTCACATTCGAGCCGCCCTCACCACCTCTGTATTTCCCGTCCGGTGAGAAAGAGGGATATCCTCCGGGGGCTCATGGCGGTGCCTTTCGGGAAGTACGAACTGCTGCGAAAAATCGCCTCCGGCGGGATGGGCCAGGTGTTCCTGGCGCGCGAGCATGGAACGGGCTTCGAACGCCTGGTCGTGCTCAAGCTCATCCTCCCGCACCTGGCCGAGGACGAAGAGTTCCTCGACATGTTCCTGGAGGAAGCGCGACTGGTGGCGCGCCTGTCCCACCCCAACCTCATCACCATTCTCGACCTCACGGAGATTGAAGGCCGGCACTGCCTGGCCATGGAGTACGTGCAGGGCGAGGACGTGCGCCGGCTGGACAAGTTCGCGCGCGCGCAGAACCGGCCGCTCCCCGTGGGGCTGGTGCTGCGCGTCATCGCGGACGCGGCGGCGGGCCTGTCGTACGCGCACAACGCGCGTGACGCGCAAGGCCAGCCGCTGCGGCTGGTGCACCGCGACGTGTCACCGCAGAACGTGTTGGTCGGCTTCGACGGGGGCGTGAAGGTCATCGACTTCGGCGTGGCCAAGGCGGCCACCAGTGGCCAGCAGACGGCCACCGGCGTGCTGAAGGGCAAGTACCCGTACATGTCGCCCGAGCAGGCCAGCGGCCTGTCCGTGGACGCGCGCAGCGACCAGTTCGCGCTCGGCGTGGTGATGTGGGAGCTGCTCACCGGCAAGCGCCTCTTCAAGGGCGAGTCGGACCTGATGACGCTGCGGCTGGTGAAGGACTGCCAGGTGCCGCCTCCGTCGCAGCTCAACCCGGCGGTGCCCACGAGCCTGGACGCCATCGTCCTCAAGGCGCTCGCGCCCACCGCGGACGGACGCTACGCGGACTGCGCCGCGTTCCGCCTGGCGCTGGAGGACTACGCGCTCAACGAGCGGCTGCCCTCGAGCAGCGCGCACCTGGCCGCGTACCTGCGGGAGCTGTACACGGACCGCATCACGAAGGAGGCGGACCCGGCGACGTTGGATCAGCTCGCCGAGGACGCGGACCTCGACTCGCGCTCCAACTCGTCGCGCAGCGGCGTGCCCAGCGCGATGCCGCGCCCCACGAACTCGCGCGCCCTGCCCCGGCCCCCGGGCGTGCCCTCCGCCACCCGCTCGCGGCAGTCGACCCCGCCGCAGGCGCCGCAGCCCGTGGCGCCCGCGCCCGTGAAGGAAGCCACGCGAGGGACCGCGCGGCTGCCTCGGCCGGACTTCGAGTCGCGCAAGCCCCGGTGGCTGCCGGTCGCGGCGGGAGGCGCGGCGCTGGTGCTGGCGGGCGCGGCGGTGCTGCTGCTCCGCGAGCCCGCTGGTGCGGCGAGCGTGACGCCTCCGCCCCTGCCGCAGACGCAGGCCCAGGCGCCCGCGACGCCCGGGGAGCAGGTCCCCACGAAGCCGGAGGCGGTGGAGCCGACGCCTCGGCCCGAGACGCCGGAGTCCATCTCGCTGCTCGTGACGAGCGAGCCTCCTGGCGCCGCGGTGCAGGTGGCGGGCGAGGCGCACGGGACGACGCCCGTGCAGCTCCCCATGGTGCCCGGCGCGCCCGCGGTGCCAGTGACGGTGGCGCTCAACGGCTACGAGCCGGTGACGCGGCTGGTGTCCGCCGCGGACGCGCCCCAGGTCCGGGTGGAGCTGCCGCGCCGCGCGGTGAAGACGCCCGGCGGCACGAAGCGCTCGCCGGGCATGGGCCCTTCGCTCGGCATCAAGACGGGGCGCTGAGGCCCCGCCTCGGTTGCCGGGCTACCGCTTGAAGTGATCCGCCAGCACGCTCGCGACGCTGGCGGTGAGCTTCTTGCCGGTGGGGATGTGCAGGAACTCGTTGGGGCCGTGCGCGTTGCTGGACGGCCCGAGCACGCCGGTGATGAGGAACTGCGCTTCCGGGAAGCGCTCGCCCAGCATCCCCATGAACGGGATGGAGCCGCCCTCGCCCATGGCCATGGCCGGCTTGCCGAAGCAGTGGGTGGACGCCGACTGCACCGCGCGCGACAGCCAGGGCGCCAGCGGCGGCGCCTCCCAGCCCGCGCCGGCCTTCTCGCCCTCGAACGTCACCTTCGCGCCGTAGGGCGGGTCCTTCTCCAGCGCGTTCTTCAGCGCCTGCGTGGCCACCTTGGAGTCCACGCGCGGCGGGATGCGCATGGACAGCTTCACCGCGGTGTAGGGCCGGAGCACGTTGCCGGCGTTCTCCAGCGACGGCATGCCCTCGATGCCCGTGAGCGACAGCGCGGGACGCCACGTGCGGTTGAGCACCAGCTCCGCGCCGTCCTCCGTCACCGGGCGCGCGCCCTTCACCCAGGGGAACTTCCCGTACACCTCGCTGCCCAGGGACTGGGCGGCGGCGTGGGCCTGGTCGCGGCGCTCCTGCGGAATCTCCGTGTGCAGCGCGTCCAGGAGGATGCGGCCCGTCTTCTCGTCCTCCACGCGCGACAGCACCTGCCGCATGATGCGGAACGAAGACGCCGCCACGCCGCTGGCATCACCCGAGTGCACGCCCTCGGTGAGGATGTCCACGCGCAGGTTGCCGCCCACCAGGCCGCGGAGGCTGGTGGTCATCCAGAGCTGCTCGTAGTTGGCGCAGCCCGAGTCCAGGCACACCACCAGCGAGGGCTTGCCGATGCGCGGCGCCAGCGCCTCGATGTACGCGGGCAAATCGTAGCTGCCGCTCTCCTCGCACGCCTCGATGACCACCACGCAGCGCGCGTGCGGCACGCCCTGCTCCTTCAGCAGGCGGATGGCCGCCAGCGAGGCGAAGGCGGAGTAGCCGTCATCCGCGCCGCCTCGGCCAAAGAGCTTGTCGCCCTCGCGCACGGGGGTCCACGGCGACAGGCCCTCGCGCCAGCCCACCATCTCCGGCTGCTTGTCCAGGTGACCGTACAGCAGCACGGTGTCATCCGAGCGCGTGCCGGGAATCTCCATGAAGATGACGGGCGTGCGGTCCTTGCCGTCCGGCGTCTTGAGGCGAACCACTTCCACCGTCAGCCCCGGCAGGTGCGCCGCCTGCGCGCGGCACCACTCCGAGATGAGCTGCACCGCCGCCTCCATGTGACCGGAGCGGACCCAATCCGGATCGAACGAGGGCGACTTGTTGGGGATGCGGATGTAGCGCTCCAGCGCGGGAATGATTTCCTGCTCCCAGATGCGCTCGGACGTAGCGAGGGCGGTGTTCACGTTCATGGCGGCGGCATGCTGTACACGGGCCCGCGTCCGTGTCGATTGGAACGCGCCATCGGACTCCAGAAAGTGAAGCATTCCGTTCCATCTCGGTCGCCCGGAGCGCGAGCGACCCGGCTGCTTCCCCCTAAGGCTGGATTTCGCGGACGCTCAGCCACTTGAAGTCCACGTCCAGCGCGTTGTCCCAACGGAACGTTGCAATGGGACCGCCCCAGGTGATGGGCATGGCGGCCATGGTGCCGCCGCAGTGCTGCGCGTCACCGCCCCAGCTGCCGTCGTCCACCATCTCGTAGATCTTCTTCCAGGTGACGCCGTCCGCGTTCTCGTTGACGTACATCTCCAGCCGCACGCCGAGCTGCGTGCTGGACAGCGTCACGTTGCGCATGACGGCCTTGAGGCCCACCCACCGCCCCAGGAGCGAGGTGGTGGCCAAGACGAAGGGCGTCTGCTCGTACGAGACGTGCCACGTCTCCTTCTGCCAGCGGGCGCGGCCGTCGTAGTGCAGGCCCGCCTTGTAGCTGCTGCCCTCGCAGCCCAGGTGCAGGTCGTTGTGCTTGCCGCCGCGCGCGTACCAATCGAAGTTGTCCGCCGGGTCCAGGGTGGAGTTGAGCTTCACGAAGCCCGTCATCTCGACGTTCTTCCAGTCGTTGGGGGACTGCATGTAGCCCCGGCTCGCCAGCACGTCGCGGTCGTAGGTGGCGATGAGCTGCGCGTTGTAGCCCGTGGACGTGAACACCCCCATGCGCACCTGCTGCTTGCTCATCTTCCACGAGCCATCCGGGTTGCGGGTGATGGTGCCCTGCGGATCGAACCGGCCGTCCCCCGTCGCGTTCTCCGCCAGGAACCACCGCTCGCCGCCGACCTTGCTCGGATAGAGCATGGTGACGCCAAACGGGTCCTTGCCCAGATCGGACTCGGGGTCTGGCGCGAGGGGCGCGACGGCCAGCT
Encoded proteins:
- a CDS encoding protein kinase, translated to MAVPFGKYELLRKIASGGMGQVFLAREHGTGFERLVVLKLILPHLAEDEEFLDMFLEEARLVARLSHPNLITILDLTEIEGRHCLAMEYVQGEDVRRLDKFARAQNRPLPVGLVLRVIADAAAGLSYAHNARDAQGQPLRLVHRDVSPQNVLVGFDGGVKVIDFGVAKAATSGQQTATGVLKGKYPYMSPEQASGLSVDARSDQFALGVVMWELLTGKRLFKGESDLMTLRLVKDCQVPPPSQLNPAVPTSLDAIVLKALAPTADGRYADCAAFRLALEDYALNERLPSSSAHLAAYLRELYTDRITKEADPATLDQLAEDADLDSRSNSSRSGVPSAMPRPTNSRALPRPPGVPSATRSRQSTPPQAPQPVAPAPVKEATRGTARLPRPDFESRKPRWLPVAAGGAALVLAGAAVLLLREPAGAASVTPPPLPQTQAQAPATPGEQVPTKPEAVEPTPRPETPESISLLVTSEPPGAAVQVAGEAHGTTPVQLPMVPGAPAVPVTVALNGYEPVTRLVSAADAPQVRVELPRRAVKTPGGTKRSPGMGPSLGIKTGR
- a CDS encoding ABC transporter ATP-binding protein is translated as MSEPPSPALELQGLSKRYGTFTALQSVDLSIRPGEIFALLGPNGAGKTTLIGSVCGLVRKTAGTIRVFGRDLDADPVGPRYELGLVPQEINFDPFFTVAESLRIQQGYYGRPRDDARVDEVLTALNLQGKKDSLTRALSGGMKRRLLIAKALVHKPRLVFLDEPTAGVDVELRRDLWTYVRKLASEGTTIVLTTHYLEEAEELADRVGIINEGRLLMVEDKAALLRRFGEKRLVVTFATPLPALPEVGQRFSARLSEDGRTLTYVERDGCAPAGDLLRALYADGLPIADVETRRSRLEDVLIEVLRGRPSASAA
- a CDS encoding ABC transporter permease; protein product: MNVLGMQTLFVKEVRRFMRVPGQTVLSPLISTTLYFIVFGYSISGRVHEVEGQPYLHFIVPGLVFLGIANNAFLNSSSSLFITKIQGTVVDLLVAPLGPGELMAGFIGGAMVRGLVVGGLTWAVAALFSGFSLEHALVTAYFLFISSYVFSVLGMLAAIWAEKFEQINFFPTFVMLPLTFLGGVFYSVRELPAPWNTISLFNPMVYMVEGLRYGMLGSSIFSPAVGGAILAVVAAVATVVVYVVLRSGYRMKA
- a CDS encoding M20 family metallopeptidase, producing the protein MNVNTALATSERIWEQEIIPALERYIRIPNKSPSFDPDWVRSGHMEAAVQLISEWCRAQAAHLPGLTVEVVRLKTPDGKDRTPVIFMEIPGTRSDDTVLLYGHLDKQPEMVGWREGLSPWTPVREGDKLFGRGGADDGYSAFASLAAIRLLKEQGVPHARCVVVIEACEESGSYDLPAYIEALAPRIGKPSLVVCLDSGCANYEQLWMTTSLRGLVGGNLRVDILTEGVHSGDASGVAASSFRIMRQVLSRVEDEKTGRILLDALHTEIPQERRDQAHAAAQSLGSEVYGKFPWVKGARPVTEDGAELVLNRTWRPALSLTGIEGMPSLENAGNVLRPYTAVKLSMRIPPRVDSKVATQALKNALEKDPPYGAKVTFEGEKAGAGWEAPPLAPWLSRAVQSASTHCFGKPAMAMGEGGSIPFMGMLGERFPEAQFLITGVLGPSSNAHGPNEFLHIPTGKKLTASVASVLADHFKR
- a CDS encoding discoidin domain-containing protein, translating into MLALGAQARAAGGFVAAKASGDDGHRPVAAIDGDFDTYWACQGPRPWLRADLGNVRTVAAVDIAWLHGDAHASRFTLALSTNGITYTRVFSGASSGTTAALERYTFAPRDARYVRITVLGDAPAEPARISELAVAPLAPDPESDLGKDPFGVTMLYPSKVGGERWFLAENATGDGRFDPQGTITRNPDGSWKMSKQQVRMGVFTSTGYNAQLIATYDRDVLASRGYMQSPNDWKNVEMTGFVKLNSTLDPADNFDWYARGGKHNDLHLGCEGSSYKAGLHYDGRARWQKETWHVSYEQTPFVLATTSLLGRWVGLKAVMRNVTLSSTQLGVRLEMYVNENADGVTWKKIYEMVDDGSWGGDAQHCGGTMAAMPITWGGPIATFRWDNALDVDFKWLSVREIQP